In the genome of Xanthobacteraceae bacterium, one region contains:
- a CDS encoding YicC family protein, translating to MSLASMTGFARTSGTFGASRWAWELKSVNSKGLDIRFRLPPGRDALEPQLRAAVSRALTRGSVTANLTIAREGQPPVVRVNEEVLSAVLATAAQIAKLIDAQPPALDGILAIKGVMEVVESEETEAERDTANAELLRGFEAALAELAAMRAREGAIIGQVLGERVSEIEKLAKAAESSPSRSVEAIRAKLAEQVKELIAASSTLDPERLHQEAALLAAKADVREELDRLGAHVSAARTLLKNGGAVGRKLDFLAQEFNRESNTLCSKSNDVSLTAIGLELKTAVDQFREQVQNLE from the coding sequence ATGTCCCTCGCCAGCATGACCGGCTTTGCCCGCACCTCCGGCACCTTCGGTGCGTCGCGCTGGGCGTGGGAACTGAAATCGGTCAATTCCAAGGGCCTCGACATCCGCTTCCGCCTGCCGCCCGGACGTGATGCGCTGGAGCCGCAACTTCGCGCCGCCGTATCGCGCGCGCTGACGCGCGGCAGCGTTACCGCCAATCTTACGATTGCACGCGAAGGCCAGCCACCGGTCGTGCGCGTGAACGAGGAAGTGCTCTCCGCAGTGCTGGCCACCGCTGCACAGATCGCAAAGCTCATCGACGCGCAGCCTCCGGCCCTCGACGGCATCCTCGCCATCAAGGGCGTGATGGAAGTGGTGGAGAGCGAGGAAACCGAAGCCGAGCGCGACACTGCGAACGCAGAACTGCTGCGCGGCTTCGAGGCGGCGCTCGCCGAGCTTGCCGCCATGCGCGCGCGCGAAGGCGCCATCATCGGACAGGTTTTGGGCGAGCGCGTTTCCGAGATCGAGAAACTCGCGAAGGCGGCGGAAAGCTCGCCCTCGCGTAGCGTGGAAGCAATCCGTGCCAAACTCGCCGAGCAGGTAAAGGAATTGATCGCCGCCAGCTCCACGCTCGACCCGGAGCGGCTGCATCAGGAAGCAGCATTGCTCGCGGCAAAAGCCGACGTCCGCGAGGAACTGGATCGGCTTGGCGCGCATGTTTCCGCTGCGCGGACATTGTTGAAGAACGGCGGCGCGGTCGGCCGCAAGCTCGATTTCCTGGCGCAGGAATTCAACCGCGAGTCGAATACGCTCTGTTCGAAATCGAACGACGTTTCGTTGACCGCGATAGGGCTGGAGCTGAAAACCGCGGTCGATCAGTTCCGCGAGCAGGTGCAGAACCTTGAGTAA
- the lptF gene encoding LPS export ABC transporter permease LptF, which produces MIAFLAVLFSLTTMVWLTQVLRRFDLLASQGQTLLIVFKVTLLALPMLMLVIAPIALFIAVVYTLNKLNADSELVVMSASGVSGWRIFRPLFMLTALVALLSVLVSAHFGPLSLRTLREQIAKVNADIVANVAVPGRFNALEGLTFHIRERGANNTLIGIFVHDLRDPANEAVYIAERGRIAPAENGNGLFLILDQGILHRIQGEKRAPNFVKFQRYAFDMSQFTAAQTVQYRATDRPLDELIWPDPEDPVYKQDPYRFTSELHKRLSSPLYPLAAFIIAFAFLGEARTTRQSRGVSIAGAGIAFGVVEIIGFGTSGFVGRSALLTLVPYVIPLTGIVFGLLWIAGFIRLEVPAWVQRIADAINRRIERLQTA; this is translated from the coding sequence TTGATCGCATTTCTCGCGGTGCTGTTCAGCCTGACCACCATGGTCTGGCTGACGCAGGTGCTGCGCCGTTTCGACCTGCTCGCTTCGCAGGGGCAGACGCTCCTGATCGTGTTCAAGGTCACGCTGCTCGCGCTGCCGATGCTGATGCTGGTGATCGCGCCGATCGCACTGTTCATCGCGGTCGTCTACACGCTGAACAAACTCAACGCCGATTCCGAACTCGTGGTGATGTCCGCGTCCGGCGTCAGCGGCTGGCGCATCTTCCGCCCGCTGTTCATGCTGACCGCGCTGGTCGCGCTGCTCTCGGTGCTGGTGAGCGCGCATTTCGGTCCGTTGTCGCTGCGTACGCTGCGCGAGCAGATCGCGAAGGTGAACGCCGACATCGTCGCCAACGTCGCGGTGCCGGGGCGCTTCAACGCGCTCGAAGGCCTCACCTTCCACATCCGCGAGCGCGGCGCGAACAACACCCTGATCGGAATCTTCGTCCACGACCTGCGCGATCCCGCCAACGAAGCGGTCTACATCGCCGAACGCGGCCGCATCGCGCCCGCGGAGAACGGCAACGGCCTGTTCCTGATCCTCGATCAGGGCATCCTCCATCGCATCCAGGGCGAGAAGCGCGCGCCGAACTTCGTGAAGTTCCAGCGCTACGCCTTCGACATGTCGCAATTCACCGCGGCGCAGACGGTGCAGTACCGCGCGACCGACCGGCCGCTCGACGAACTGATCTGGCCCGACCCGGAAGACCCGGTCTACAAACAGGACCCGTATCGCTTCACGTCCGAACTGCACAAACGGCTCTCCTCGCCGCTCTATCCGCTCGCGGCCTTCATCATCGCCTTCGCGTTCCTCGGCGAAGCGCGCACCACGCGCCAGAGCCGTGGCGTCTCCATCGCGGGCGCGGGCATCGCATTCGGCGTCGTCGAAATCATTGGCTTCGGCACGTCCGGTTTCGTGGGCCGCAGCGCGCTGCTCACCCTCGTCCCCTACGTCATTCCGCTGACCGGCATCGTATTCGGCTTGCTGTGGATCGCGGGCTTCATCCGGCTCGAAGTGCCGGCATGGGTCCAGCGCATCGCCGACGCGATCAACCGGCGCATCGAACGTCTGCAAACGGCATAA
- the pdxA gene encoding 4-hydroxythreonine-4-phosphate dehydrogenase PdxA: MLPLALTLGEPAGIGPDLTLALWREREKRKLPPFFIAGDATFLARRAQQLSLDVTIESCVPSEAASVFVGALPVVETGALATASPGKPDASSANAARTAIDLAVSHTQRGEAGAVVTNPIAKHVMQAGGFPFPGHTEYLAHLAGTPRVAMLIWSEELAVVPLTIHVPLREVPRLLTQEMIAETARIVARDYRTKFGIAKPRIAVCGLNPHAGEEGTIGTEENTIIAPAIQTLRGEGFDISGPHPADTMFHAAARKRYDVALGMYHDQVLAPVKALAFDRAVNVTLGLPFVRTSPDHGTAFDLAGTGRADPSSLEAAIKLAHRLSSRA, from the coding sequence ATGCTTCCGCTCGCGCTGACCCTCGGCGAACCGGCGGGGATCGGTCCTGACCTGACGCTGGCGCTTTGGCGAGAACGCGAAAAGCGGAAACTGCCGCCATTCTTCATTGCCGGTGACGCCACCTTTCTTGCGCGGCGCGCGCAACAACTCTCGCTCGATGTAACGATTGAGAGTTGCGTGCCCTCGGAAGCCGCGAGTGTTTTCGTAGGTGCGCTGCCGGTCGTCGAAACCGGCGCGCTCGCCACCGCCTCGCCCGGCAAACCCGACGCTTCGAGCGCGAACGCCGCGCGCACCGCGATCGACCTCGCGGTCTCGCACACGCAGCGCGGCGAAGCGGGCGCGGTCGTGACCAATCCCATCGCCAAGCACGTGATGCAGGCGGGCGGATTTCCGTTTCCGGGGCATACCGAATATCTCGCGCATCTCGCGGGAACGCCGCGCGTCGCCATGCTGATCTGGAGCGAGGAACTCGCGGTGGTGCCACTCACCATCCACGTTCCGCTGCGCGAGGTGCCCCGCCTGCTGACGCAGGAAATGATCGCGGAGACCGCGCGCATCGTCGCGCGCGACTACCGAACGAAATTCGGAATTGCAAAGCCGCGCATCGCCGTTTGCGGGCTGAACCCGCACGCAGGCGAGGAAGGCACCATCGGCACGGAAGAGAACACGATCATCGCGCCGGCGATTCAAACGCTGCGCGGCGAAGGGTTCGACATTTCCGGTCCCCACCCCGCCGACACGATGTTTCACGCAGCGGCACGCAAGCGCTACGACGTTGCGCTCGGCATGTATCACGATCAGGTGCTTGCGCCCGTGAAGGCGCTTGCTTTCGACCGCGCGGTGAACGTGACGCTCGGTTTGCCCTTCGTGCGCACCTCGCCCGATCACGGCACGGCGTTCGATCTCGCGGGCACCGGCCGCGCCGACCCATCGAGCCTAGAAGCTGCGATCAAACTCGCACACAGGCTCTCGTCGCGCGCATGA
- the lptG gene encoding LPS export ABC transporter permease LptG produces the protein MVAFGLLGRYFGRRFLMAVLVAFTTCMLLIAVVDFFELTRRVGDRPDSSVLQIAYLVLLRLPAFSEQMLPFAVLVGAMSAFLALSRRLEFVIARASGMSAWQFIGSAVAIAFFIGILATTVYNPLSATLKEHADNIEATLVTARSGNVPRATTRSNIWLRQRTPDGAEAIINAQAGTRQGRSLTGLRIFTFDPSGEFAERIEAKTAELEDGFWRLTEVSIYSPTKSPQFLKTHNLPTSLTANQVRGSFANAASISFWELPLAIELVQAAGLTAANYRIQYQVLLARPLLLATMVIIAAAVSLRIFRLGGVGKMVTGGVLAGFLLYVAVQLSEQLGEGGFLHPVVAGWLPIVCAALIGCSVLLNQEDG, from the coding sequence ATGGTCGCGTTCGGTTTGTTGGGTCGCTATTTCGGCCGCCGCTTCCTGATGGCGGTGCTGGTGGCGTTCACGACCTGCATGCTGCTGATCGCGGTGGTCGACTTCTTCGAACTCACGCGCCGCGTCGGCGACCGCCCGGACTCCTCCGTGTTGCAGATCGCCTACCTCGTGCTGCTGCGCCTGCCCGCCTTCTCCGAACAGATGTTGCCGTTCGCGGTGCTGGTCGGCGCGATGTCGGCTTTCCTCGCGCTGTCGCGGCGGCTCGAATTCGTGATCGCGCGCGCGTCGGGCATGTCGGCGTGGCAATTCATCGGCAGCGCAGTCGCAATCGCGTTCTTCATCGGCATCCTCGCGACTACGGTCTACAACCCGCTGTCCGCGACGCTGAAAGAACACGCCGACAACATCGAGGCGACACTGGTCACCGCGCGATCCGGCAACGTGCCGCGCGCGACCACGCGCTCGAACATCTGGCTGCGCCAGCGCACCCCGGACGGCGCGGAAGCGATCATCAACGCACAGGCCGGCACCCGGCAGGGCCGCTCGCTCACGGGATTGCGGATCTTCACCTTCGACCCGTCGGGCGAATTCGCCGAGCGGATCGAGGCCAAGACCGCCGAGCTGGAAGACGGCTTCTGGCGGCTGACCGAGGTCTCGATCTACTCGCCCACCAAAAGCCCCCAGTTCCTCAAGACCCACAACCTGCCGACGAGTCTGACCGCGAATCAGGTCCGGGGCAGTTTCGCCAACGCGGCCTCGATTTCTTTCTGGGAACTGCCGCTCGCCATCGAACTGGTACAGGCCGCCGGGCTGACCGCCGCCAACTACCGGATCCAGTACCAGGTGCTGCTGGCGCGGCCGTTATTGCTCGCGACCATGGTCATCATCGCGGCCGCCGTGAGCCTGCGAATTTTCCGTCTCGGCGGGGTCGGAAAGATGGTTACGGGTGGCGTTTTAGCAGGGTTTTTGCTTTACGTTGCGGTGCAGCTCAGCGAACAGCTCGGCGAAGGCGGCTTCCTGCATCCAGTGGTTGCAGGCTGGCTGCCTATCGTTTGCGCGGCGCTGATCGGTTGTTCGGTTCTCCTGAACCAGGAAGACGGTTGA
- a CDS encoding LPS-assembly protein LptD has protein sequence MVSRSAVSSGALRPARRVNRLGLAIACALLAAIFAADAFAQSLPRSRTTDPTLSTKLDNRKKRNPNARMLVTANEMIYDNRSNKVHAVGQVQIYYDGNTLEADRVSYDRNSNRVFAEGNVRYKTTDGNIVHSQSLELTQDFKEGFVNSLLVETPNRTRFAATRADRTDGTLTVYQRGIYTACEPCKNDPQKPPLWQVKAARIIHNEGERKVYYENATIEVFGYPLVYLPFFYHPDPTVKRQSGFLQPTFRSTSRLGVGVEIPYFWSIAPNMDSTLSVTPYTLQGPLVKGEFRHRLENGAYMIRAAAIDQLKPNEFAGLSGQRDFRGSIDISGEFNINSRWVWGFDGMISSDRSFQRDYNVVPTGRIERTSEIWLTGQGDRSYFDLRGMHFRGLSEVDRNDQLPLVLPVLDYSYYFKNPILGGELSYKINVTSLTRQEADFAALRALGAGVADPQDPNKCLVSAAVPANCFIRGIPGEYTRMSAQLDWRKTVITTPGIMVTPFVRLRTDVASVNVSNDAGVINYLQTGSDELIRAMPTVGFETRWPFISVHSWGTQTLEPIVQTIFRPSERLIGRFPNEDAQSLVFDDSTLFAIDKYSGWDRVEGGSRVNYGVQYTANVHRFGMVNVLFGQSYQFTGDNSFAQTGFTDGTQQIGSTLQSGLEDKMSDYVARVYFQPTGRFSFITRYRFDKDDLALRRFEFETRSTWDRLQLSTIYAYYDAQPLIGYIDRREALFQTASYKVHDYWTLTGAVRYDLDRGKIDFGSLGVQYADECIALSANYIVDYTNLLTSTPVQRFVFKLNLRTMGQTVR, from the coding sequence ATGGTATCGCGTAGCGCCGTCAGTTCCGGAGCTTTGCGTCCTGCCCGGCGGGTCAACCGCCTTGGGCTGGCGATCGCTTGTGCGTTGCTGGCCGCGATCTTCGCGGCGGACGCGTTCGCGCAATCGCTGCCGCGCTCGCGCACCACCGACCCGACGCTCTCCACCAAGCTCGACAACCGCAAGAAGCGCAATCCAAACGCGCGGATGTTGGTGACCGCCAACGAGATGATCTACGACAACCGCTCGAACAAGGTTCACGCGGTCGGTCAGGTCCAGATCTATTACGACGGCAACACGCTGGAAGCGGACCGCGTCAGCTACGACCGCAACAGCAACCGCGTCTTTGCCGAGGGCAACGTCCGCTACAAGACGACCGACGGCAACATCGTGCACAGCCAGTCGCTCGAACTGACGCAGGACTTCAAGGAAGGCTTCGTCAATTCGCTGCTGGTGGAAACGCCGAACCGTACGCGCTTCGCGGCGACCCGCGCCGACCGCACCGACGGCACGCTCACGGTCTACCAGCGCGGCATCTACACCGCCTGCGAACCCTGCAAGAACGATCCCCAGAAGCCGCCGCTGTGGCAAGTGAAGGCCGCGCGCATCATCCATAACGAAGGCGAGCGCAAAGTTTACTACGAGAACGCCACCATCGAGGTGTTCGGCTATCCGCTGGTCTACCTGCCGTTCTTCTATCACCCCGACCCGACCGTGAAGCGTCAGTCGGGCTTCCTGCAGCCGACGTTCCGCTCGACCAGCCGTCTCGGCGTCGGCGTGGAAATCCCGTACTTCTGGTCGATCGCGCCGAACATGGATTCGACGCTGTCGGTCACGCCGTACACGTTGCAGGGACCGCTGGTGAAAGGCGAATTCCGCCACCGGCTGGAGAACGGCGCGTACATGATCCGCGCCGCGGCCATCGACCAGTTGAAGCCCAACGAATTCGCCGGCCTCTCCGGCCAGCGCGACTTCCGCGGCTCCATCGACATCAGCGGCGAGTTCAACATCAACAGCCGTTGGGTCTGGGGCTTCGACGGCATGATCTCCAGCGACCGCAGCTTCCAGCGCGACTACAACGTCGTGCCGACCGGCCGCATCGAACGTACCTCGGAAATCTGGCTGACCGGCCAGGGCGACCGCTCCTACTTCGACTTGCGCGGGATGCATTTCCGCGGCCTGTCGGAAGTCGACCGCAACGACCAGTTGCCGCTGGTGCTGCCGGTGCTCGACTATTCGTACTACTTCAAGAACCCGATCCTCGGCGGCGAACTCTCCTACAAGATCAACGTCACCAGCCTGACGCGGCAGGAAGCCGACTTCGCGGCGCTGCGCGCGCTCGGCGCCGGTGTTGCCGACCCGCAGGATCCGAACAAGTGTCTGGTCTCGGCGGCGGTGCCCGCCAACTGCTTCATCCGCGGCATCCCCGGCGAATATACCCGCATGTCGGCGCAACTAGACTGGCGCAAAACCGTCATCACCACGCCGGGCATCATGGTGACGCCGTTCGTGCGGCTGCGCACCGACGTCGCCTCGGTGAACGTCTCGAACGACGCGGGCGTCATCAACTACCTGCAGACCGGCAGCGACGAACTGATCCGCGCCATGCCCACGGTCGGCTTCGAGACGCGCTGGCCGTTCATCTCGGTCCATTCGTGGGGCACGCAGACGCTGGAGCCGATCGTGCAGACGATCTTCCGTCCCAGCGAGCGCCTGATCGGCCGCTTCCCGAACGAAGACGCGCAGAGCCTCGTGTTCGACGACAGCACGCTGTTTGCGATCGACAAGTATTCGGGCTGGGATCGCGTCGAAGGCGGCTCGCGCGTCAACTACGGCGTGCAATACACCGCGAACGTGCACCGCTTCGGCATGGTCAACGTGCTGTTCGGCCAGTCCTATCAGTTCACGGGCGACAACTCCTTCGCCCAGACCGGCTTCACCGACGGCACGCAGCAGATCGGCTCGACGCTGCAATCAGGCCTCGAAGACAAGATGTCGGACTACGTTGCGCGCGTATATTTCCAGCCGACCGGCCGGTTCTCGTTCATCACGCGCTACCGCTTCGACAAGGATGACCTGGCGCTTCGCCGCTTCGAATTCGAGACGCGCTCGACCTGGGATCGCCTGCAACTGTCCACGATCTACGCCTATTACGACGCGCAGCCTTTGATCGGCTACATCGACCGCCGCGAGGCGCTGTTCCAGACCGCCAGCTACAAGGTCCACGATTACTGGACGCTCACCGGCGCGGTCCGTTACGACCTCGACCGCGGCAAGATCGACTTCGGCTCGCTTGGCGTACAATACGCCGACGAGTGCATCGCACTATCCGCCAACTACATCGTCGACTACACGAATCTGTTGACCTCGACGCCTGTGCAGCGTTTCGTCTTCAAGCTGAACCTGCGTACAATGGGCCAAACCGTTCGCTAG
- the rsmA gene encoding 16S rRNA (adenine(1518)-N(6)/adenine(1519)-N(6))-dimethyltransferase RsmA: MSAIDNLPPLRDVIRRHELQAKKSLGQNFLLDLNLTARIARAGGPLEGVTIIEVGPGPGGLTRALLAEGAARVIAIERDRRCIAALEEISAAYPGKLEIVEADALAFDPLPLLKGARARIVANLPYNIATALLVNWLTVEPWPPYYDSLVLMFQREVAARIVAQAGDDAYGRLGVLAGWRSAARIMFDISPSAFVPQPKVTSSVVHIVPRENPLPCDSGILARVTAAAFGQRRKMLRQSLRSLGVDALQLLAEAQIEPTKRAEEIPVEGFVRLANVFAATGK; the protein is encoded by the coding sequence ATGAGCGCCATCGACAACCTGCCGCCGCTGCGTGACGTGATCCGGCGGCATGAATTGCAGGCGAAGAAATCCCTCGGCCAGAATTTCCTGCTCGACCTGAACCTGACCGCACGCATCGCGCGCGCAGGCGGACCGCTCGAAGGCGTCACGATAATCGAAGTGGGTCCCGGCCCCGGCGGGCTGACGCGCGCGCTACTCGCGGAGGGCGCGGCCCGCGTCATTGCCATCGAGCGCGACCGGCGTTGCATCGCCGCGCTGGAGGAAATCTCCGCCGCCTATCCCGGCAAACTGGAAATCGTCGAGGCCGACGCGCTCGCCTTCGACCCGCTGCCGCTTCTCAAGGGCGCGCGGGCGCGCATTGTCGCGAACCTGCCCTACAACATTGCGACGGCGCTGCTGGTGAACTGGCTCACCGTCGAGCCGTGGCCGCCCTATTACGACTCGCTGGTGCTGATGTTCCAGCGCGAGGTCGCAGCGCGCATCGTGGCGCAGGCGGGCGACGATGCCTACGGGCGTCTCGGCGTGCTGGCCGGATGGCGTTCCGCAGCGCGGATTATGTTCGACATCAGTCCGAGCGCGTTCGTGCCACAGCCGAAGGTGACGTCTTCGGTCGTGCACATCGTTCCCCGCGAAAATCCGTTGCCGTGCGACTCCGGCATCCTTGCGCGCGTGACGGCAGCCGCTTTCGGCCAGCGGCGCAAGATGCTACGCCAAAGCCTGCGCTCGCTCGGCGTGGACGCGCTTCAGCTACTGGCCGAGGCGCAGATCGAACCGACGAAGCGCGCGGAAGAAATTCCAGTGGAAGGTTTCGTGCGGCTCGCAAATGTTTTCGCCGCGACGGGGAAATGA
- a CDS encoding SurA N-terminal domain-containing protein, whose protein sequence is MNQTRLIRVIHFAVLALLLIGAAAQFTPRAQAQQVRALVALVNGEPITALDVQHRLKLLATSGRPKATRQEALDELINQKLKLQIAQRNNVNPTRAEVDKAFAGIAQRLGRSLADFEKVLQSNGIDVESFRARVKADVAWQQYLTANPSHFAIRDADLVAAMTARGQNLQGKAVQYTMQQVIFVTRRNAPPAVRQERIKQAEALRARVSSCEQAVQLSREYQETVVKPRVRRFSTDLSANLQKLLETLPDGKMTPPEPTANGIEVVAICDRKVIASDISANRELKNELMGQRLQAYEKKVLDQARAKSIIQIISQ, encoded by the coding sequence ATGAACCAGACGCGCCTTATCCGAGTAATTCATTTCGCAGTACTCGCCCTCCTCCTGATCGGCGCCGCCGCACAATTCACGCCGCGCGCGCAGGCACAGCAGGTGCGGGCGCTGGTCGCGCTGGTGAACGGCGAACCGATCACGGCGCTCGACGTCCAGCACCGCCTGAAGCTGCTCGCTACTTCCGGCCGCCCCAAGGCGACGCGGCAGGAGGCGCTCGACGAACTCATCAACCAGAAGCTCAAGCTCCAGATCGCGCAGCGCAACAACGTCAACCCGACTCGCGCGGAAGTGGACAAAGCCTTCGCCGGCATCGCGCAGCGGCTCGGACGCAGCCTCGCCGATTTCGAGAAGGTGCTGCAGTCGAACGGAATCGACGTTGAGAGCTTCCGGGCACGCGTGAAAGCCGATGTCGCCTGGCAGCAATATCTGACCGCCAATCCTTCCCACTTCGCGATCCGTGACGCCGATCTGGTCGCCGCCATGACCGCGCGCGGACAGAACCTGCAAGGCAAGGCCGTGCAATACACCATGCAGCAGGTGATCTTTGTCACGCGCCGCAACGCGCCTCCCGCGGTACGGCAGGAGCGCATCAAGCAGGCCGAAGCACTGCGCGCTCGTGTTTCCTCTTGCGAACAGGCGGTTCAGCTTTCGCGCGAATATCAGGAAACCGTGGTGAAGCCGCGCGTCCGCCGTTTTTCGACGGACCTTTCGGCCAATCTGCAAAAGCTGCTGGAAACCCTGCCCGATGGCAAGATGACGCCACCTGAGCCGACCGCGAACGGCATCGAGGTCGTGGCCATTTGCGATCGCAAGGTGATCGCCTCCGACATCTCGGCAAACCGCGAACTGAAAAACGAACTGATGGGCCAGCGGCTGCAGGCCTATGAGAAAAAAGTGCTCGATCAGGCACGCGCCAAATCGATCATCCAGATCATCTCGCAGTAA
- the gmk gene encoding guanylate kinase: MFVLSSPAGAGKTSLTRALLKLDKNVKLSISVTTRPRRPGEKEATHYFFRSPEKFTAMRERGELLEWAEVFGNYYGTPREAVSKALATGRDVIFDIDWQGTQQLREKARDDLVSVFVLPPSARELHSRLQKRAQDSEATIKKRMAMASGEISHWAEYDYVLVNDDFDACLAEVQAILHAERLKRERRTGLSNFVRALQEKL; the protein is encoded by the coding sequence ATGTTCGTGCTCTCGTCGCCGGCGGGTGCGGGCAAGACCTCGCTCACCCGCGCACTCCTGAAGCTCGACAAGAACGTGAAACTGTCGATCTCGGTGACGACGCGGCCCCGCCGTCCAGGCGAGAAGGAAGCCACGCATTATTTCTTCCGCTCGCCGGAGAAGTTCACCGCGATGCGCGAGCGCGGCGAATTGCTGGAATGGGCGGAAGTGTTCGGCAACTACTACGGCACGCCGCGGGAAGCAGTGTCGAAGGCGCTCGCTACGGGGCGCGACGTGATCTTCGACATCGACTGGCAAGGCACACAGCAGCTTCGCGAAAAGGCGCGCGACGATCTGGTCAGCGTGTTCGTGCTGCCGCCGAGCGCCCGCGAATTGCATAGCCGCTTGCAGAAGCGTGCGCAGGACTCGGAAGCCACCATCAAGAAGCGGATGGCGATGGCTTCCGGCGAAATCAGCCACTGGGCCGAATACGACTACGTGCTGGTCAACGACGATTTCGACGCCTGCCTCGCGGAAGTGCAGGCGATCCTGCATGCCGAGCGGCTGAAACGCGAACGCCGCACCGGGCTATCGAATTTCGTCCGCGCGTTGCAGGAAAAACTTTAA
- a CDS encoding alcohol dehydrogenase catalytic domain-containing protein — MTKITRQVFTDYGKPLCEETIDAPAPAGTEVLMRVSHCGVCHSDIHLHDGYFDLGGGRKAELAGGRPLPFALGHEIEGAVEALGPDAKGVNVGKRYVVYPWIGCGRCATCESGDEHLCAKPQQIGIQTQGGYATHVLVPHPKYLLEYDPIPRDLAGTYMCSGVTAYSAIAKLGALADRGPALLIGLGGVGMMGFSFLKARSQHKPIVVEIDPKKREHALANGAAAAFDPSDKATRKEIMVASSGGVLGAIDFVGSDKSAALGFGALAKGGKLVVAGLIGGEMPLSVPVLGLKGVSIAGNYVGSLAEAKEMLALVRAGKVAPIPVKTRPLAEANAALDDLRNGRTIGRTVLTA, encoded by the coding sequence ATGACGAAGATCACGCGGCAGGTGTTCACCGATTACGGCAAGCCGCTTTGCGAGGAAACGATCGACGCTCCCGCGCCAGCCGGCACCGAAGTCCTGATGCGCGTCAGCCATTGCGGTGTGTGCCATTCCGACATTCACCTGCACGACGGCTATTTCGATCTCGGCGGCGGACGCAAGGCGGAGCTTGCAGGCGGACGACCGCTGCCGTTCGCGCTCGGCCATGAAATCGAAGGCGCAGTGGAAGCGCTCGGCCCCGACGCGAAGGGCGTCAACGTGGGCAAGCGCTATGTCGTTTATCCGTGGATCGGCTGCGGGAGATGCGCGACCTGCGAGAGCGGCGACGAGCATCTCTGCGCGAAGCCGCAGCAGATCGGTATCCAGACCCAGGGCGGCTATGCGACCCACGTACTGGTGCCGCATCCGAAATACCTGCTCGAATACGATCCGATCCCGCGCGACCTCGCCGGTACTTATATGTGTTCGGGCGTCACCGCCTATTCGGCGATTGCCAAGCTCGGCGCGCTGGCCGACCGCGGCCCTGCACTCCTCATCGGTCTCGGCGGCGTCGGCATGATGGGCTTTTCGTTCCTGAAAGCCCGCTCGCAGCACAAGCCCATCGTGGTCGAAATCGACCCGAAGAAGCGCGAACATGCGCTTGCGAACGGCGCAGCCGCCGCGTTCGATCCGTCCGACAAGGCGACGCGTAAGGAAATCATGGTGGCTTCCAGCGGCGGCGTGCTCGGCGCGATCGACTTCGTTGGCTCGGATAAATCCGCCGCGCTCGGTTTCGGCGCGCTGGCGAAAGGCGGCAAGCTGGTGGTCGCCGGTTTGATCGGCGGCGAGATGCCGCTTTCCGTGCCGGTGCTCGGCCTGAAAGGCGTTTCGATTGCCGGTAACTACGTCGGCTCGCTCGCGGAGGCGAAGGAAATGCTCGCGCTGGTGCGTGCGGGCAAGGTCGCGCCGATCCCGGTGAAGACGCGGCCGCTTGCGGAGGCGAACGCCGCGCTCGACGACCTGCGCAATGGCCGGACCATCGGCCGGACGGTGCTGACGGCTTAA